One Antennarius striatus isolate MH-2024 chromosome 9, ASM4005453v1, whole genome shotgun sequence genomic window, GGTATTGAGTGATTTAGTGCTGTAGGTTCAGTACTCTGTCTCCTCTAACGTTAATGACGCGTGTTTAGAGATAACACTACGTATTAAATGAATGCCTCTCATGCATGTGTATTAGTGCTTAATTCCACCACTAATGCAAGatcatccatttttttaaacGGCCATATCCACACCAGTGAATCCTGTTATTTTGacagataattaaaaatatctCCAATGTTTCCAAGTTGCTCTATTTCAGAAGCACAAAGTCACATGGTGAAAAGTTGCCTTGCTCTGGCTACTGCTTTTGGCTAATAAGGacaaaaagcattaaaatatttttggattgatttaaacttgGTAGAAAACTGAACTGAGTTTGTTACACTGAAATattaaactagtttttattaGATATTTTTATAGATGATACAAAACTTTGTAATAGTGTGCATACTTGCATgtataaaaaaagttttcatcttttttggaTAATAGTTTTCTAATTACTCTTTGCATTTGTGTGACAGCAACTGTAACTAAATGAGAAGAGAGGTTTGAGATCAGATCTTGTGTATGTTTACTTGGAATGATGTGAAGCATATTGTTTAATTTACTGAACATTTTGTTGCTGGTCACAAGATCATGTGGATTGCTCTGAGAAAGTAGTATCCAATTAAAACATTGTGCAAGCAGAATACAGTACTTTACAACTCACCTTTGGTTTGATCATTTTTTCCATCAATTAGAGCAGTTTTGGTAGAAAAGCATTGTCCAATGGAAATCTGTTCAAATTTGCTGGTATGTGTTCATATTTTGTATAAATTAACCCAGTGTTTCTTTCTGCTGTTGAGTAGATAAATTTCAAAAGGTATATATTAAGGTGGTGTGTGGAAGTTCAGAATTTTAGTTAGTTTATTTCCTAACCCTCAGCCAAACGATACCTGAGCTGATTGGAATTATTACCTTCTGCctaatttaaatgaaagaatCTGATGTGatctgaaatgtgacaaaatgaagTCATTCTAAATAATGAGGTCCAGCCTGGTCATGGTTTCATGTTATTTGTCTGTTCTGCCAGTTTCTATACTCAATTGATTATGACAAGACTACAATCTAAACAATGCTCATTCTGAGAGgtctgtttttttggggttttttatagATGAAACATAGACCATTTCATTAAATAGCTTTAGTGAAGAAGACTTTATTCTGTACACCCGGTCAGAATTACAGACACAAAAATATTAGAGAAACAaagatttcatatttaaaaaaaaaattgttcccATGTTCAtcaaatgttacaaaaaaatttaaactgtcgaaccaagtttttttttttttttaaatccagtcCAATGCTGTAAACTGTTGTGGTTCTACACATGCATGCAACACACTCAAACCAATCTGTATAAGACATCTGTGTCATCACATTGTTCAACTTCATAGTTGGAACCACCATTAATTTTAGGAATGGAATTTATCTTGCAGATACTAAACAGCTGCTCACAATCTCTTCATCAAATGGCATCAGCACAGTGGAATTATCTACATCCTCTGGCTGGGATTCACCATGACGTTACTCATCTTTTGCACATCTGCAATAATTTTtcttaaacatttttcaatggAAATCAAGTGATAAAAGGCACAGGTTATACAGTATTGTTTATTAGTACTTCACTATCAtcacacaaattttaaaaatgtcatctataaattaaatgaacatGCAATTAAATAATCATTGAATGGAAAAGAAGGTTCAGATTTTGGCATATGTTTATTAATAAGTTTCATaggaaattacatttacaaaatagCTGGCAGTGTAGACACCAGTGTGTCATCTCTAACTCTTTATATGCTTTTATTCACAGTTGTGTTTGGCTTGTTTTCCTCAGAAGTAGCCATTTAAAATAGTCACTGAGTTCCTCAGCAAGCATCACTTTCCTAGTTTAACACACCGCCTCACACATTTCACAGGATATTGCCTTGattctgtgtttttaatagTGTTTCTTTGCATAGGCCTCCATATAGAATATAGCTCCAGGCACATATGGCTTCAGTAAACGAAAACTATTCACAAATTAGGAAAAATCCTGCTCTCTCCTGAATAACATTAAGGCATCAAAGATATTAAagcaaacaatgaaaaatttGGTGAGCGCTTAGACaatgaaaatgtcccagttttTTGCTTTGTCTTTCTTCCTCCAGTTTCCTACAACAGTAGCCTTGGTGAATGTCCTCTGTCTGAAACAAGATAAAGAACAGAGTGAGAAAACCTTGAGACGTTTTCCACCAGCCACACTCGGCTTGTACAGTTACTACCAGCCGATCATGTAAATACTACCAGGTTGGACTCTTACCCTCGCCATCTTTTCTTTAGGCTTTCTATGGCTGTGCACCCTGTTAGGCCTCAGCTGCTgctgagtacacacacacacacacacacacacacacacatataaatgaCATACAGTCAAAACAAGCCACATTCATGTGGATGGACCTTGGTGCTTGTCTCAGGTGCAATTTCAGCATCAATCTAAAGAAAGCAAGCCACAAAGGAGAAGCCATGATGCTCCTTCTTGACTGCATCTGGTTCTACTGAACTATTACTTGTGATTTACCTGGCCTCTAAATGCATGTGCATGCACTGACACACGCCTCTTAGCCCTGAGAGAAAGTCTTGTTAAAGTTATGCAATATTCCACACCAGACCAGTGTTCTACATGTGCCGCATTCTCTGCCCTGACAGAGGAACAACATGTTCTCTGGGAGTCTATAGTGGGGTGCAGGCTGTCCTGAACACCAAGGGCTCTGCAACTTCCTGGAGGTAACTGACCAGTGAGTAATGTGAAATGCACAATGGCTCTAACTGGTTTCAGTAGTAGTTTTTTCCCAATAATAGTTCAGTTGTGCATAATGTGGTCAGATAATCGCTGTGGATTTTTGTTAAATACCAGATATTGTTCAACACATTCTGGTCAGGCATGAAAAGCAATGCTGGTGTGTCCATTACAATACTCTTTCTTAAACAGATTTAAtgaagtaaaaattaaaaaaacagtctgaTTACATACTTAAAATCGGTTTTACAATGAAGCATAAAAAATTTACGGCATCACATTTTTGACTGCAGGCTTGGAGAATGTAGACATTGTCTTGTAATTGGAAGCAGTTTGTTCACAATAGAGCTGGAGTTGCGTGACCAGAGGCGTTGTGCTGACAACATGCTCCTGCTATAAATGAAATGCTCACGGCAAGCCTTCTTTTCTCACGCAGAGAATGTGCGGCTACATTCTAGTTCTCCCACTGTTATCTGTTCAGCCTCACCACCCAACAACCCTGTTGATCCTGTCAGCTCCAACTAATCACTGCCGTGCAGATGGGATTCCATGAGAGTAATTGCTCATGACAAACATTTGAATGGTTCAAACAATCTGACTCGGATTACCCTGTGTGTGACATGAAGATGTTGCATACGTTTCTTGCATATACATTTTTGTTACTGTAGCACAGGTATACAGTATTAACCATCAACCATGCTGAACTGCTTGGAGGAGGGATTAGAGGAGGGATGGAAGTCAGTTTGTCAGACGTTGTCAAGCAGACCACAACATTGGGTGATGAATTGTTCAcaccaaaaaacaacataaaataaactgaacCATTAATACTGTCATAATTAGCCTCAAAGTTTTTTGACACCGTCCCATTATAATCCCATTGTCATTCAATAGGTTCGTAAAAAATTACCCTCTGGTGGAAATGTGACCATTCCACATTTTTATGCATCCACAAAAATCTAATATAACTTGTTACCTAAGAACTACTGTGGAAATGAACTGAGTTTACCATTTTGAAAGATTAAAAGCTGTTTTATCATTTCACTATGCAGGAAATACTACTTAAATTATTGCCCGGATCAGATTGAGGGAAATATAGATGTGTTCAGAGTTCCCTACCTGCAGGCGCTGAGAGTTCTGTTGTAGTGAGTTCCTCCGCTGGAGCTTCTGCTTTGATTTCACCATCTGCCTTAGACTCTGAGGTTGTTGTTCCTGAAGATGCTTCTGGAACCGCTGGTGCAGATGCTGGAACCTCTACCTCCTGGACCACCTCAGGGCCAGAAGGTTCAGATCCAGAAGATGGAGCAGGGGTGCTTTCTGTGAGTGTGAATGCCTCGACCACTGGGGGAGTCTCAGCAGGCAGTGTAGGAGGCACAGTTTCCTCCACAACAGCCGGCTGAGATTCAAGTTGGGCCTCAACTGTGGTGGGATCTAAAGGAGACATCTCTGGAATAGTTGCTTGAGCAATATCTGTATCTATTAGAGATTCTATGGTCTCAGCAGATGCTGAAGATTCAGGTAGTGGTGTTGCCTCATCCAGGACTACACTTGGAGCTGGTGCTGAACCTTCAGTGGGTGCCAGAGCTTCCTCTGGGACTGCAGATTCACTTGGCACTGGTTCTGGTGTTGAGGAGTCACATGAGGCTGCAGCTTCACTTGCAGGTGGTGCTGACTGCTCAGTGGGTTCAGAGGACTCGCGTGATTCAACCGAGGCAGCAACTGGTGCAGCATCATCAGTTGGATCCACAGGAGTAGCCACTTCTTCGGGGGACTCAGCCGCTAGAGCTGCTGCCTCTTTGGCAACTACTGGAGTCTCTGCTGGTCCAGATACAGTGGACCCAGgaatggtacaggcctcaggttcTACAGAGGTCACCTCTTCAACAGCAGCAATCATTTCTGCCTGCACAGCGACAACATATTCAGAAGCAGGGGCCTCTGTTGGAGCCTCAGGGAGGGTTTTGATCTCAGGAACATCAGCCACTACAGTTTCTACTGCCTCTAACACCTCATCAGTAGCCTCCGGTTCAGTAGTGACTTCAAGTGGAGCAACTGGCTCCTCAGGTGGCTCTGCAGGGTCAGCAGGTTTTAGCTGAGGTTCAGGAGTAGCCAAGAGGTCCTCCCCGGAGCCAAGATCCTCTTGTGCCTCCAAGGCTGTTATCATGGCTTGTTCCTCATCATCAGTTCCTGGTTGAAGATTGTTCGGTATCGCAGTCTGCACTGGCAACTGTATCTGGTCCTCGATGGTTTGTGCACCTTCTGCGATGATGCCATTTTTAGTTGCTACcaggaatgacaaaaaaagattgATGAGATCTTTAGACTAGCATTTACCAAGGAGTCCATCTAGCTCTGAGCGACAGAATCTCTTATCGTGAGGATAACCACATGACAATACTGAGTAACAAAAAGGCTTTAAGGAATATTTCCTTCTGGTGTGGCGTTAGAACTTGAAGAATTCTCTCAATTAAATCAAATGATTTTGTTTATAAATTTTGAACTTTacgaaacaaaaaataaatcagtagAACTCAGTGGAGTGAATACATCCACCAATCCCAAACAGTCCTCTTTAAGTAAACCAAGCTTTATTTAGAAAGCATCTCATGGACCTGTAATGATTAATTGTAGGACAGACCTCCCTGTCTGAAGACAGCTCTAAAATTTAGTGTATCCACATTTTAGTTTAGATCTCAATCAATTCCAAAGtcagattattttaattatccATATATTCCCCactgaaaatagaaaatgcCCCCACAAATCCTATCTTGCAATGTTAAACCAAAAATTCTGGATTAGCACCAAAATGTAAATGGTTTATTCCAGCCAAAGCACAATCATCCCaccaagtttcatggaaatccattCAGTAGTTTATTATGTAATCCCTCCAATCCAACAGCGACATAAGTGAAACCATCAGCTCCTGTCTGAAGGCAACAACTTCACTAACAGGATGTTATACGTATGATATTGACACATTATCACAATTAAACAtcagtgtttcattttattcttccATGTTGTTGATGTTATACAGTACGTTGATGCCGATATGTGATAAAGAAACACATTCAGATTGATGTCACAGCTACTCCCGTGACTCGCAAGGTGGAAAAGCAGAttaagacaagatgattacagTTGTCTCGTCTTCAAAAATGATGATCATTCGTATGTTTAAAATTACTTCAAACCCTGTTTAAATAACTAAAACCAACAGCTTAATTCCACATGGAAGACAAAAGATGAGGAATGAGACAACTAGATTATATGCTACAGAAAACATCCTTTCATTTCCGCAGctgaaaatatgaaatgttcATGCCTGTGTTTGAACCCAAGCGCTTTGCAAGTCACACTCAGGAAATTAAATACCCGTGAAGAAAGCTTTTCTTGCCTCTGGGGAGACACCTTGCTTTTCTCATACCCTGAAACCTGCTCTCATATTTGTGCATGTGAACAAGACAACAGGCATTGAATGAAATATACAGCAGATGAGAGACAATAGCAGGCGTGGAAACTCAAATGCCAGAAACTGCAATGCACAGCTCAAAAAGGTTGACAACTTTTGAAGTGGGCTCCAAAGTGTCAGTTATCAGTTTTCCTTTAGTCAGCcgacaaaaaaatgcaaaaatggtAATAGACAAACCAGAAGATGAACGGGGAGAAAGATTGGTGTCAGTTTGGATGCAGCTTTCTGGTTTTGCTTGTATGTCAGGACTGGTGAAGTGAAGAGATTGATGAGTGGAAGGGAATGTGACGATCTGGCAAATCATATGAAAACGAGTATGTGGAAGAGCACTGAAAGGATTTCTGTGAGTCAAATTAAATGGAAGGTATACAATAAAAAGAAGGGGTTTTACATGGCTATTTTCATAACCTTTAATAGTATTTGAGTCAGCATAATttctttatatacagtagatgttcTTCACCCTAGAAATGCACGTCTTGAATGTAGGACACAAAACTGTCTGCGTGTGTTTTGTTCAAGACAGAGATGTCCTGTCCAGGCATGGATGACTCGTGTGTCAACATCATTTAACAGCCAGAGATGACAGAGACTTCTGTCAAAACACTGACATGGCTGGCAAAGAGAACAGAAGATAGGGAGGGGGCCGACAGGGGCCCGGACAGGGGATGGGACCGGTGGTGGCTTGGATGGCATACAGCTGGCTTTTCAGAGTGAAGCCAAGATGATTTAAACATCCAACCAGTCAGACTCAGAGAATCCTGTCTGGGCAGTGGGTACAACAAGAAGTTTTCTCATCGGGGTGATGTAAAAGCCTGGAACTCAACCAAAGCTTCCCCAGGTGACCCCTGCCAGCCCTCTGGAGAGACAATGCACTGACACAAAGATCAGACTGAGAGAATGGAAGGTAATGTTGCACATAAACACAGAAGATACATCAGCTATCCATCTGCTAATTTCTTCCAAAACTACTTTCTACATTTCTTTATTCCAACTAAAGTGTTGATTTTAGGTTTTACAAAGGATTACATTCTAGCAAAGGCAATGAGAACATGCAGTACTGTACATGCATCAGTGTGCATGACGTAGCCATGTGTCAGTAGACTGGAGCCATGAATTAACAATTACGTTCTGTGTCAGGCTGTTTGGTGGGTGTGTGCACAGACTTGAACATTCGAGTTTGTATGCAAAGTCAAGCAAAGAGAGGACATGCTCAGATCCTAAAGGTTTCATAGTCACGTTTGGCCGTCAGAGTAGCTTAAAAAGATTTCTCTGTGTGAGCGGCAAACTTTTTGCTTGAACGACTCTGTATCCTGTCTGGACAGATGACAATCTAGAATACttctttgatgttttttttaatataaaaacatttggaaGCATGGAGATGTTTGCAATCTCTCAACTGATTTTGGGTGAGGATTTTGGAGAGGATGCTTTTCTTTTGACACCGTATGTGAAAAACACCTGAGGTGACAAATCAGACAGCTGGGTTGCAACCTTAACTTTAGGCTAAAAAGAGCTTGTAACATACTTCTATACTAACAATACTAATACgaacaatattaatatttacatatgTTTTACCTATGGAGGTTAGGTACCATAATGGAAAGAGAGTGAGAATTAAACACACGGCACCATTCATGCCGTGCATTTTACAGTTCTGATCAGCATTCATTCTGTGGATGTAAAGCTACTTTTGACAGACTCAAAATAAATAGCGCTTTGAGGGAAGCAAGTAAGCATGAATCCTTCTGCCCATGAGGTTCTGTGGtgcagcagagagggagagcacACTGTGTACCAGACCAACACTCAGTCAGCCGGCTCAGTCAAAGTGACTTCAGTTGCTACTGTTTGTTGAGAAAATCAGTCACATTTCACACTCACcagtttttcagacacacagagacaaagatAAGCAACTCTTTAAATGTAATGATAGTCGTTACTTACCAATTGTGTCCCCAGTGCTGTCCTCTGGCTTTATGCCTGGTCTTTTCTCTTGTTCAACCACCTGTGCGCTGGATGAGGAGCACCCCATGTTTGGCAAAAGTTGAGAGGAACACAAAAAATCTGAActtaaaacacaaagaaaagctCTCACAGCTCCTTGTTagcaaatacacaaacagtCTGGCAGTGAAAGCATGAACAGCTGTAGCTCTTCAGTTCCTAAGAATAGCAGGGCACTATCATCTCCTCTATGCTCTTTGAGTGTGTATGCATGGCCCGGCCGCCCTCTGGCCCAATATCAGC contains:
- the LOC137601693 gene encoding skin secretory protein xP2-like isoform X3; amino-acid sequence: MGCSSSSAQVVEQEKRPGIKPEDSTGDTIATKNGIIAEGAQTIEDQIQLPVQTAIPNNLQPGTDDEEQAMITALEAQEDLGSGEDLLATPEPQLKPADPAEPPEEPVAPLEVTTEPEATDEVLEAVETVVADVPEIKTLPEAPTEAPASEYVVAVQAEMIAAVEEVTSVEPEACTIPGSTVSGPAETPVVAKEAAALAAESPEEVATPVDPTDDAAPVAASVESRESSEPTEQSAPPASEAAASCDSSTPEPVPSESAVPEEALAPTEGSAPAPSVVLDEATPLPESSASAETIESLIDTDIAQATIPEMSPLDPTTVEAQLESQPAVVEETVPPTLPAETPPVVEAFTLTESTPAPSSGSEPSGPEVVQEVEVPASAPAVPEASSGTTTSESKADGEIKAEAPAEELTTTELSAPAAAEA
- the LOC137601693 gene encoding A-kinase anchor protein 200-like isoform X4; this translates as MGCSSSSAQVVEQEKRPGIKPEDSTGDTIATKNGIIAEGAQTIEDQIQLPVQTAIPNNLQPGTDDEEQAMITALEAQEDLGSGEDLLATPEPQLKPADPAEPPEEPVAPLEVTTEPEATDEVLEAVETVVADVPEIKTLPEAPTEAPASEYVVAVQAEMIAAVEEVTSVEPEACTIPGSTVSGPAETPVVAKEAAALAAESPEEVATPVDPTDDAAPVAASVESRESSEPTEQSAPPASEAAASCDSSTPEPVPSESAVPEEALAPTEGSAPAPSVVLDEATPLPESSASAETIESLIDTDIAQATIPEMSPLDPTTVEAQLESQPAVVEETVPPTLPAETPPVVEAFTLTESTPAPSSGSEPSGPEVVQEVEVPASAPAVPEASSGTTTSESKADGEIKAEAPAEELTTTELSAPAD
- the LOC137601693 gene encoding A-kinase anchor protein 200-like isoform X1; the encoded protein is MGCSSSSAQVVEQEKRPGIKPEDSTGDTIATKNGIIAEGAQTIEDQIQLPVQTAIPNNLQPGTDDEEQAMITALEAQEDLGSGEDLLATPEPQLKPADPAEPPEEPVAPLEVTTEPEATDEVLEAVETVVADVPEIKTLPEAPTEAPASEYVVAVQAEMIAAVEEVTSVEPEACTIPGSTVSGPAETPVVAKEAAALAAESPEEVATPVDPTDDAAPVAASVESRESSEPTEQSAPPASEAAASCDSSTPEPVPSESAVPEEALAPTEGSAPAPSVVLDEATPLPESSASAETIESLIDTDIAQATIPEMSPLDPTTVEAQLESQPAVVEETVPPTLPAETPPVVEAFTLTESTPAPSSGSEPSGPEVVQEVEVPASAPAVPEASSGTTTSESKADGEIKAEAPAEELTTTELSAPADRGHSPRLLL
- the LOC137601693 gene encoding calphotin-like isoform X2, encoding MGCSSSSAQVVEQEKRPGIKPEDSTGDTIATKNGIIAEGAQTIEDQIQLPVQTAIPNNLQPGTDDEEQAMITALEAQEDLGSGEDLLATPEPQLKPADPAEPPEEPVAPLEVTTEPEATDEVLEAVETVVADVPEIKTLPEAPTEAPASEYVVAVQAEMIAAVEEVTSVEPEACTIPGSTVSGPAETPVVAKEAAALAAESPEEVATPVDPTDDAAPVAASVESRESSEPTEQSAPPASEAAASCDSSTPEPVPSESAVPEEALAPTEGSAPAPSVVLDEATPLPESSASAETIESLIDTDIAQATIPEMSPLDPTTVEAQLESQPAVVEETVPPTLPAETPPVVEAFTLTESTPAPSSGSEPSGPEVVQEVEVPASAPAVPEASSGTTTSESKADGEIKAEAPAEELTTTELSAPAAAAEA